The genomic interval TTCACTGTATTTGTAACTGATTGGGTTGTTGTAACCTTAGGGGAGTTGATGAAATGGCATAGTGACAGCAACCgctgaaaatatattataatccCTGGAGTTTGACTAGTAGGCATTATAGTCTCTCATTTCTAACCACTGTCGTCTGTCAGACACAGTATCAGCATCTGAGGAGATCATCTTCGATCCATTATTCGCTGTCCAATTAGTCTCAATCTCTAACCTGTACAACTCAGTCAAAACCACCCTTCCCCATGGAATTAAACATTGAACCTCAGCTGTAAAAATTGCCCAACACTTAAGAAAAATATAGCATCATTATCTAGATAACAGAAAAGCACAGAGCAACTGAACCAGCATAGTGGTCCTAAAGATATGTGGTCTCCTACCACATAGATCAAATTAAAATCAGCCAATGTACACTACTGTCTTTGTATCCAGGAGTAGGTGGAGGCCTCACAAGCTTTTCCTAACTCATATTTGGTCATTTGTAAATGGTTCAGGTTAGGATCGGAGGGTTGGGGAATCAAATAACAGGAACAAGCATTTTCCAAGTCCTACCCAAGATGCAACTGGGTGGCAATGGCATTGCATGAGTCGATCTGCAGCCAGGCAACTTATACCTTAGCTGCCGGTGTCTTGACCAAATGAACTCTTCCGGCTCTTCCTCCATAGGTCAGTGACTCGGCGGGTGTGGTCACCGGCCCCCGCCGCCCCGAAACCATTCAGAGTGTGCTCCCACGACAGGTGCAACAGAAAGGTTGTCAATGCCAGGAACCTGGAAGAACTGAGAGAGACGGTGAGAGAGACGGACATGATGGAAAAATACGACTTCCAGATGTTAAAGGCCAGACCTGGGACACGGAAGCGAATCCCAAAGAATGTAAATGCttcttcaaaacaaaaacacagctgaGATCGgattttctctcctttcccgGTCACTCCAGGTGTGCCAGGCCCTGATGCTGTGCATGTCCAGCCTGTCGGTGGTCCTGGCGTGCGAGGAGGATGGGACAGTGGTGGACACCGAAGACTTCCTGATGTCTCTTCCGGACAACGTTGTCCTCATGGCCCTGGAGCCTGGCCAGAAATGGAAACCTCCTGCGGTAAGATGAACGTGGTCCCCAAAGCACAGCGTGTGCATGCGCATTACAGCAATGTCAGCTGCCAAGCGATGGAAGCAGTGCTTTGATTCATTCTCGGTTTATCGCTTGAACCAGTTGTGGTCGGTGAAAACTCACAAACACAGCCTGTCATTTAGATCGCATTCTGATTAGTGATGTTGCTAGCAGTAATATCAACTAACAATGTGCCCTCATGTCACCTCATGTCTTACCCTAAACCCACAGGCCGCCAAGTTCTCAAATGCCCTGGACACCAACCAGCAGCGGGCAGGAAGGGACATAGCCCGCGTGACCTTTGACCTGTACCGGCAGAATCCCAAAGACGTGTTCGGCTCCCTAAACGTGAAAGGCACCTTATCAGGCCGGTACTCCGTCAGCGCTGACTTCAAATGTCTGGGACCCAAGAAAGTCCTCAGGTTAGTAGACAGCTTGGCCTACTTATTCTCAGAATACATGAATGTTTGTGCTATGCCGTTTGCATAGTCAGGTGACTTTCATAAAATGTGGAACATGGATATGAATGCATTTGCTTTTTGAAAGCagctacattttaaaaacatggaCCATTTTGCAAAAAATTCTACTTCTGTGTCTAGACACTTTAGAGAATTCCCCATTGTTCCAAAAAAAGacacctccccctttctctctctctctctctctctctctctctcagagagATCCTTCGTTTAGCTTCCTCCTTCCTGCAGGCAGCAGGTTACATGCTGATCACATCAGCCAATCTCATCAAGCGCATCATTGAGGGAGTGGAGTTCTGGCAGCCCCAGAGGGAAGAGGTGCTGGACTACTGGAACTAATCCAGTACTATGACCGAGAACTAATGACCAAATTAATTCTAaagtgttcatgtgtgtttaaGAAAAAGCGAGACTGACTGAGTTATGCTAGGTAGTGTGGGTTGTGATACGCCATTTTGTTTATAAGATTTGTTGTAAAAGAGGATTTAAACCATTTTTAATCTTGACAATGTACCATGAAAAGTGAAACTGAAATACAGAGTACTTAAGATACTGAGATTTTGGCTACACCTGAGAAACAGccaattgttttgttgttgattaGACTTATTTCTTTGAAACTAATGATAAGACCACACAAGATCAGCCTAACGACAAGGAAAGGCAATGTTC from Esox lucius isolate fEsoLuc1 chromosome 24, fEsoLuc1.pri, whole genome shotgun sequence carries:
- the cideb gene encoding cell death activator CIDE-B, producing the protein METTSSLIRSVTRRVWSPAPAAPKPFRVCSHDRCNRKVVNARNLEELRETVCQALMLCMSSLSVVLACEEDGTVVDTEDFLMSLPDNVVLMALEPGQKWKPPAAAKFSNALDTNQQRAGRDIARVTFDLYRQNPKDVFGSLNVKGTLSGRYSVSADFKCLGPKKVLREILRLASSFLQAAGYMLITSANLIKRIIEGVEFWQPQREEVLDYWN